A stretch of Henckelia pumila isolate YLH828 chromosome 4, ASM3356847v2, whole genome shotgun sequence DNA encodes these proteins:
- the LOC140866618 gene encoding mediator of RNA polymerase II transcription subunit 32, which yields MDSIVDSLSSAYQEFIAAAASALEAKENSGGQKTPATDAALENFKQRWEMFRVYCDQAEEFVESVKQRIGSECLVDEATGFVASKQGQTVPSGLPPISAVRLEQMSKAVRWLVIELQQGSGTGGGSSHHNAAAPFDARFSEDATQ from the coding sequence ATGGACAGCATTGTAGATTCTCTGAGTAGTGCGTATCAGGAGTTTATTGCTGCAGCCGCGAGTGCTTTGGAGGCAAAAGAAAATTCTGGTGGCCAAAAAACTCCAGCCACTGATGCTGCGCTCGAAAACTTTAAGCAGCGGTGGGAAATGTTCAGAGTTTATTGTGATCAAGCTGAAGAATTTGTAGAATCTGTGAAGCAAAGAATAGGGTCCGAGTGCCTTGTTGATGAGGCCACTGGATTTGTTGCTAGTAAACAAGGACAGACCGTTCCAAGTGGTCTTCCGCCTATAAGTGCTGTACGATTGGAACAAATGAGCAAAGCTGTTCGGTGGTTAGTGATTGAATTGCAACAGGGATCGGGAACCGGAGGTGGTTCATCACATCACAATGCAGCTGCTCCCTTCGATGCTAGATTTTCCGAAGATGCTACTCAATAG